In one window of Brassica rapa cultivar Chiifu-401-42 chromosome A07, CAAS_Brap_v3.01, whole genome shotgun sequence DNA:
- the LOC103831734 gene encoding kunitz trypsin inhibitor 2, with amino-acid sequence MCVALHTTQLTQNPKHTQKKMKKPSVTSFLITLLLSAAVCAHGTTESNGTPVKVGEKYFMLPVKTENNDGGGLVPAATNILQSCPLGITQTRLPNQRGIPVSFRYTETIDRDFITTDTSINIEFMSDIWPVCSEFSKLWAVDDSSSAIIIGGKHKSPNSAFKIQNVTVAEHTYKLTTSYGTVGTTPPQLLVTNDESKTLVVQFVKADDDATKATSRVEKLGLRMFPFY; translated from the coding sequence ATGTGTGTTGCTCTCCACACAACTCAACTCACTCAAAATcctaaacacacacaaaaaaaaatgaagaagccTTCGGTAACCTCTTTTCTCATCACTCTCCTCTTGTCTGCAGCTGTCTGCGCCCACGGCACTACAGAATCCAACGGAACTCCAGTTAAGGTCGGGGAAAAATACTTCATGCTGCCTGTTAAGACAGAGAATAACGATGGAGGTGGTCTTGTTCCAGCCGCCACCAACATACTTCAGTCTTGTCCACTTGGCATCACCCAAACACGTCTTCCGAACCAACGGGGCATCCCCGTTAGCTTCCGATATACAGAAACTATCGACAGAGACTTCATTACCACAGACACCTCTATAAACATCGAGTTCATGTCCGACATCTGGCCAGTCTGCAGCGAGTTCTCCAAGTTATGGGCAGTCGATGACTCCTCATCTGCCATTATCATCGGTGGTAAACACAAGAGCCCAAATAGCGCGTTTAAGATACAAAATGTTACGGTAGCAGAACACACTTATAAGTTGACCACCTCATACGGAACCGTTGGAACTACCCCACCGCAGCTACTTGTCACCAATGATGAGTCTAAGACCTTAGTCGTCCAGTTCGTGAAGGCTGATGATGATGCTACTAAGGCTACTTCTCGTGTTGAAAAGTTAGGTCTAAGGATGTTCCCATTCTACTAG